The nucleotide window CCATACCTTTACCGTTTCGGCATCCATTCCAATTTCTCCTAGTATTTTCCGGACGCGACGCCAGGCCTGCTCCTGGCAAAACATGGGCTCAGGCATTGCTTTTCTGCTACCGAAGGCCCTAGCCGGACGGAAATGGCACTGTCCTTCGACGCATCCCGTGAGGATGATTTCCGCAGCCCCGGCCTCAAGGGCCTTCAGCACCTCCAGGGTACCGATCCGGCTTAAACACGGCACCTGGATAACTGACACGTCTTTCTGGCATTCCCATCCAACAGCGTTTTCAAAATTGGCATAAGCACAGTAGCTGCAGGTAAAGACAATGGTAGAAGAATTCGTCCGGTTAGTTTTGGCCAGGGTTTTGATGCCCGCTTCCACTTCTTCATGGGAATATCCGGTAAGGGTAATAGCCCTGGCCGGGCAGGCCGCCACACAAGCGCCGCAGCCCCGGCAAAGCAGGGGGTCAATATAAGAGCGGTGTTCTTGTATTGCCGGAGCGCCGTAGGGACATACGCGCACGCAGGTAAGGCAGGCCGCACAATCTCCTTCTACCCTGGCTACCCTCGCGGGCAGTAATCTTCGTTCCCGCAGCACTAAAGCCGCTGCCTTCACCGCTGCAGCCCGAGCCGAAGCGATTGTTTCTTCCAGGTTTTTCGGGCTTTCTGCCAGGCCGCAGGTGAAAATGCCCGGGACAGCCGTCTCTACCGTCTTTAGTTTGGGGTGTTCGGAAGCAAAGAAACCGTTATCGTCTAAAGAAACATTGTATAATGAAGCCACCTCCCGGCTATCAGCACGCGGTTCCATTCCCGTTGACAATATCAGGAGATCGGCTTCAATGGTGATAACTTCATCCAGGATGGAATCCTTAACCCGAATCTGTACTTTGCCATCCGTTCCCGTATTTAAAGGCGCAACTTCCGGAGGAGTATCGGGATTGTAACGCAAAAACAGGACACCTGCCGCCCGGGCCGCTTCATACCATTGCTCCTGCAAACCATAGGTCATAATATCCCGGTTGATTACGTAAACCTTTACGTCAGGATTCCTTCTTTTAAGTTCCAGGGCGTTTTTTATAGCGGTACCGCAGCAAACCCGGCTGCAATAAGGATGACCGTCGTCGCGGGATTCTACACACTGGATAAAAACAACTTGCTGCAGATTATCTGCTGACAATTTACCGGCCCCAAGGGCTTCTTCCAGTGCCAGACCGGTCATTACCGCCTGATGATTGCCGTATAAGTACTGCCGGGGCTTTTTCTCTTCAGCTCCGATGGCAATGACAGTTACGCCGTGGTCAATAACTTCCCTGGTTTTATCTTCTATTTCTATTTCAGTGGTAAAATTGCCCGGTCCGCCGCTTACAGCCCTTACGCAGGCGTTAAGATGGACACGAATGCGGGGATGCTCCCTTACTTGCCCTATAAGTTCATCCAGATATTCCTTAACATTAACGCCCTGTAAAGTATGGCGCAAGCGCCGGGCATTACCTCCCAGTATTCCTTCCTTTTCTACAAGGTGGACATCACAACCAAGTTCGGCCAGGGTCAAAGCGGCCGTCATGCCCGCCACCCCGCCGCCGACTACTAAAGCGGCGGGTGTTATCGTTTCTTCTTCTACAGTGACTGGAGGTGCTGCCCCAATCATGGCCGCAGCCGTACCCAACAATTCTTTTGCCTTTTGGGTGGCACGGTCTTTGCGTCCATTGTAGAGACGGGCGGCGTGTTCAAGGACATTGACTGTTCGGGCTGCATTGGCCGGTAGCCCGGCCTGTTCCAGGAATGTATTGACCATGGGTTCCAGGGCGCGCGCGCTGCAGGCCGCCAACACCAAACCATTTAAGCGGTGTTCTTTAACGGCCCGCATCAGGTGCTCCTTTCTCCCTTCGTCACATAAGTTTATTTTTTCAACGACAGCCACCCCGGGTAATTTACGGCTGTACTCCTCCAGTTCATGTAAATCCAGACCTGTCGATAAGATGTCGCATGTACAGATAAAGACGCCCATCCGCAAGGCTTCCCCAGTGTCGTTTATCACCGGACAGCTAGTCTTTACCGCTGCAGTCCGGGAAGGAAAACCCGTTTTCTTTAACCAGGAAGCGCAGGCAGCAGCCGCAGCCGAACCCTGGTTGACGGCATCGATTACATCACACGGACCGCCAAAGGCCCCGCCGAAAAAGATTCCTTCCCTTGTGGTAGTCGAAGGATTGAGGGAAGTAAACTGGCAAAAACCATATGGTTCGACAGCAATACCAAAGGCGCCGGCAAGGTCCCGGGCGCCATCGGGCGGCCGCAGGCCTGTTGCCAGAACGGCCAGGTCAAATTCTTCGAAGTTAACCCGACCGTCTTCTTCGACATAGCGGATTAAAAGCCTTGACTCTCCGGGATACTGAACAATGCTGTGAATACGAGAGCGCACAAGTCTTAACCCGTACTTTTTCCGGGCTTTATCAAGATATTCCTGGTAGGTCTTGCCGTAGGTGCGTAAATCCATGTAAAAAATTGTTATTTTAGGTAAGGGTAGATTTGAGGCGACGGCACTTTCATAAAGCATCATGGCTTCCTTTAAAGCATACATGCAGCATACCGCCGAGCAGTAAGGCGCACCACCGGCGGGGTCACGAGAACCGGCGCACTGGATAAAAGCCACCTGCTCCACGGGTGCGTCATCTGGGAAACGACGGGGATAGCCATTGGCTGCCAATTGCCGCTCCAGCTCCAGGCCGGTCAAAACACCGTCGTACCGGCCGTAACCATAACGAACTTTTAAAACCGGAGGCAAATATTCCTCATAACCCGGGCAAAGGATGACGGCTGCAGCTTCGATGACTTCCTCCCGCCCATTCCGGGAAAGGTAAAGATAATAATGGCCGGGCTCGCCGCTGACTTTTTTTACTTCGGCACCGGTTAAAAGTACAATTCTATCTTCACCAGCCAGCCTCAAAAAGTAGGGGGAACGTATACAGAAGAAGCCATCCTGGGGCGTCAAGGCGCAGGCGCTGCAGTCGTTGGTGGGAAAAGTTTTGGGTAGGACTGCCAGCTTACCTCCCGGCCGATCTGCGCGTTCTATTAAGATGACCTTATAATTGAGGCGGGAAAGATCAATGGCCGCCTGCACGCCGGCGATACCAGCCCCAAGGACTGCTACCGGCAGGATGCTTTCTTTGTCCATATCCCTTTTCACTCCTTGTCCCCCCTTATGAGGGCGTCGGCTACCAGCTCGACGATGTTTTTGGCTTTAACATCAAGACGATAATGGCGGCACAAATCATTCAACTGATCTACGCAATTATGGCAGGGCGTGGCGATAATCTTTGCTCCCGTACGCTGGATCTGTTCAACTTTTACCCTGCCTTTGGCCATACGCTCTCCCCCAAATTCGCTTAAAGAAAGGAGGCCGCCCCCGCCGCCGCAGCAGTAATTGTTTTCACGATTGGGCGTCATCTCCCGAAAATCGGTAACGGCCGCCTGCAATACCTGCCGTGGTTCTTCAAAGATCCCTTCTTTGCGGCCTAGGTTACATGGATCGTGATAGGTCACCGGTTCGGTATTGCGCGAGGGATTAAGGCGAAGGCGGCCGTCCTCCAGGTATTCAGCCATAAGCTGGACGATACTCCGCACGCTAAAAGGCAATTTGTGCCCCAGCCACTGTTCGGGTCCCCAGCGAATGGCGCGAAAGGCATGCCCGCATTCGGTCATGATCAGTTCCTGGCACCCGAGGCGTTCCATCTCGTCGGCCAACCGCTGTACCAGCACGGCACCGGCCCGGTCGTCGCCCGAAAAAAGGGCATAGTTGGTGGCGTCCCAGTAATGGCTTGGAAGGGTCCAGCTCTCTCCGGCCACATGGAATACTTTTGCTGCCGCTAAAATGGAAAGAGGAAAAAATTTAGCTTCCCGCGGGTTTATAACGTATAGCACCCGGGCGCCTTTTTTATCAACTGGAATCACCGCTTCCGGACCAAATTCCGCCTGGAGTTCTTCCTGCATCCAGTCCAGGGTATCAAGGTAATCCTCCTGGCTGATCCCCATGTTGTTGCCTGTTTCCAAAGCCAGGTCTACCACTTTCTGCAGGTTTTCGGGAACGCGCCCAATGGCCGCCAGTTCCGAACGCAGGGCCCGGACCAGGTCGCCCATATTTATGCCGGCCGGGCAATAAACCGTGCAACGTCCGCACATGGTACATAACCAGATCATGTCTGAAGCCAGCAATCGTTCTGCCATTCCCATGAGGAGCAGGCGCACCATTTTACGGGGATCTACAGGAGCACCTATGTTACCGGTAGGACAGCCGCCGGTACACACACCGCAGGCCAGACAAGTTTGCAGGCTGGCTGCGCCCAGTATTTGGAATAATTTTGAAGTTAATTCTTGCGATTTAAATTCAAATGTTTTCTCAACAGGTAATGCTGTCATAAGTCACACCCCTGATAATTCAAGGTAACTCTTCACTTAACCTTGATGATGTGGACAATATTTATTCTTCCTTTGCCAGCAGGGGCGTTTTGTTCCCACCGGATCATTTGAGGGGGTACATGTGCACTTGCCATCCTGCCAGCAGGGATACGCGGTGAGATAACGGGGCAAATCAGCCAACCGGTAACGCTTGCTGTCAACAAGATCCTTAATCAGCATTAACCGCTGTAAATCCAGTTCCGAATAGCAACGCCGCCCGTTCTTTCTCTTCGGCATGACCAAACCCTTTTCTTCCCAACGCCGCAAACGTTGAGAAGAAATATCTAAAACCTTTATAACCATACCGATGGGATACACCCGTCTCTTTCGCCCCGCTTTACCTTGTCTTAATTACATCATATTTATTGTTCTTTATTTTGTCAACTAACCTATAATATTTTTTATAACTTTTTTGTTTAGATATAGTTAAATATAGTTTTCACATTAGGCAAAGTGATACTTGATATTATATGTTAAGATAACATAAAATAATTGTAGCAGGTTTTATATACGTTTATTTTTAAATGAGGCGGTTGCAATGGCTGAACAAATGTTATACACCATCAGTGTAGTAGCCGAGTTGCTGGGCATCCAGCCGGGTACCCTGCGCGTCTGGGAAAGGCATAAACTCATCCGGCCTGCACGCAAGAATGGGCGGCGCCTTTACTCCAATAATGACTTAAAAAGGCTACGCTTCATCCAAAAGCTCATCGACAAAGGTTTCAATTTGAATTCCATTAAGCATTACCTGGCCTTTTATCCTTGCTGGCTCTATGAAGACTGCCCGGCCTGCGCCCGTAAAACTGAACGCATAGACTGCGCCAAGCCGTGTTGGAAGGAAGAGGGTACCTACTGCCTGATCTCCTTTGAGGATCCTTCCCTGTGTAAAAATTGCCCCTATAAGAAACAGGAAAAAGGCAAGAACAATGAGTAAAAGTTCCCGATGAAAATAATAACTCCTGGTAACAGTTTACCAGGAGTTCCACTTTGATAAAAAACTTTAGCCCTTCCCGGGGATCAACAATATCCGGTAGCCACCGGCCATCTTTTCCACCTGAACCTGATAACCCCGGTTTCCTGCCAGGCGGGTCACGTTTTCTTTGGAAGTTTCGTTATCGGTCAATACCGTAATACCCTCCTTGTCGACTTGAAGTTACCTGGTGCAATGTACGGATTATCACCCGTACCGTAAAAAAAGATCCAGCAGGCGGTATAGCTGTAGGAGGTGCCTTTCATAACCGGCAACGCTCCATTAAAAAACGCATCTATGCCATCAATGAAGTCTTCACGGCCGCTGATAATCCCGGCCTTGAAAGCCGCCGCCATGGCCGCCCTCTCCAGCTAGTTGCTCCCGCAAAGAGATATATTAAAGATCGTTTGCTTTTCTCCCGCTTTGTAATTTCCCTATGCGGCTTTGCAGTTCGTACAAAAAAGCTGTAAAAAGCGCCGGGGTCTTCTCCACCAAACCTTCCTTTACCTGCAACAACCTCGCTTCCGCTAGAAACGCCGGCTGTAGCCTTTCCCATCGCCGCTGCAAGGCCTCCAGCCGTGACCCTAGAACCGTAGCTGCTGCCAGCAGGTACTCCTTCCTGGCGGCAAACACCGCCGCCGTATCAACAATGTCCCTGGCCCTTAGAGTTTCAGAGCGGTAAAACAGCTTCTTGATAATTATTTCTTCCGGTGTCTCCACCCGCACTGTTACCCCATCTACTTCCATTAGTATCCAAGGGTTACGAGTAAGAAAAGGGGCTAAAATGAAATCAATCTCGCCCTCAGTATACTTTAACTTCAAGAAGCTGGAGCCTTCGGTATAGTCGGAAACCCCTTCTGCTACATCTTCATTAAGGCGGGGCGTCAGCAGGTTAAGAAGTTGGGCATCGCTTAAAAATATATCGACATCCCGGCTCTCCCGGTGGCGCAAGAAAAGGGCCAGTGCCGTACCTCCACCGAAAGTCCAGGCATCGGTAGTAATATTCCGGTCCGCCAGGATGGCCAGGGCCGTTCGAAAAAGCCCGCGCCACGGTTCAGTCTGCATAGGCCAGCATCTCCTCAAGACCGGGATTGGGGTAGATATTTTTTATATAAGTCAGATAATACTTCTTCAGCACCCTATCCTCAATATCGTTCCTGGCGGTAAATTTATCTATATCCGGCAAAGGTACATCGGCAAAGAAGCTGTAAATCTGGGCCGCGTACTCCAAAGGTAATTCCATATTCTTAATAATCCTGGCCAGGCTTTCTTCCGGCAAACGCACCTTCGTATGGGCATTGATAGTAGTTTCTACTGTTATAAAGTTGCTACTCTTCTCCGCCATGGAATCACTCCCTTCTAGTTGCCATTATACCATTATTCCATTATCTATGTCTCCAGGACCGATATAAAATATTAGTAGGAAGCGGCCTGAAAAATTGAACAAGGACAGCATTAAAGAGAAAAACGAGGAAGAAATTGCAAAAAAATTACCCCTGGGACTATTCCCCAGGAGTTTCATATGAAAGAAGCCAATTTAGCTTTTATTGGGGGTCAACAACAGCCGGTAGCCACCGGCCATCTTTTCCACCTGAACCTGATAACCCCGGTTTCCTGCCAGGCGGGTCACGTTTTCTCTGGAGGTTTCATTATCAGTCAATACTGCTAGGGTTTGGCCAGGATTTTGTTCCATGGCCTTTTTTGTCTTTACTACAGGTATGGGACAGGAAAGCCCGCGCACATCAACTTCCACCATAAAAATATCTCCTCCTTTTGTCCTGATGTTACCTGGTACAAATACCGCTCCAGCTGCAGAGATTTTCCCTGAAAACGACTGGCAACTGGTCGATGATTTCGGCAACACTGGTGGCAGGCGTCGGGTTTGCCCTCTGGCCTGCTGCCCGGTTGGCTTTTGCGCTGATGCTGGCCGCCTGGTCCGGATCCATCCCGGCATAAGTAAAAGCAGTGACCATACCGGTGATGGTATCGCCCGTGCCGCCTATGCACTCCATTTGGGGGATATCCGGCTCCTTAATCTCATCAACGATAACTCCATCTTTTACTATATAATCGACAGCTCCTTTAACCAGGAGGCATTTAGCCGCACCCCCGTTAGCATAAGCGCGTTTAATTAGTTCGGGTACGCGGGCGAAGGCATCCTCGAACAGATGGCGGCTGATATAAGCCGGGTGCACGGCTTCCGGGTCGGCCAGGAAAGCAATTTCACTGGGGTCCGGGGTGAAAATATCAAAGTGGGGCGCTACACCTGCCGCCTTTGCCGCATACATGGAGCCGGCATCGGCAATTAGCACCGGCCGGGGGCGGCATTTTTCTACTGCGGTATAGAGCTTTTGCATTAACGTAACGATGGGTAGACAATAATGGAGAGCTAAAACCCTGGGCGCCAGCTCCTCTATATGTTCTATTAGATAATGATAAATCAACCTGCTTCCTTTTCCTGTGCCAATATCGCCTGCCAGCAATACCCGGGGCGGTTCCAGCCCAAGGTGACAGGTAGTAGCTAGAGCCGCACTTACCATGGCCATTGTCCCCTGGGTACAGGGCAAATAATGGCCGTCGACGCGAAGTTTTTCCCCTTCCTTTTCCACCCGGCCAAAGATCAAGGGCATGTCTGTTACTGGGACGGTCCCGGCAATAAGCATCAATTGGGCGCTACCCCTTTCCAAATTTCTAAAGCCTTTTCCAAGGCGCGGTCGAGCATCAGGGCGCACAGGGTACGGCCTTCGTCCTTGGGCCGGGGGGCTGCGGCCAGGTGGGTCCCCACCAGCCTGGTATAAAGATAGGGGATATCGGGACACCCTCCACCGGAAATATTAACTATCACACCTGTCTTTATATCAAAAACAAGTTTCATATTACCTGACTTTATCATAACGTGCTCGGCAAACCGGGTTACTTTTTCTACCTGCAGGGGTTCCATCTCGCCCTTGAAGGGATAAATACCCATGAAGGACACCCTGCCGGTAAGGGCCCTGGCTACTGCCGTTTGCTCGACCAGGTCGATTTCCAGGGCCAGGTCACAGCCTTTGCGCATATCGGGCGGGGGCGCTACCAGTTTGCAGTCGAAGCCGGCTTTTTTCAACACCTTTTCGGCTTTCATAGCTTCCTCCACCGTAGTGAAAATCACCAAACCCCTGGCGTCAGCAGTTCCGGCCCGGGCCTCTGAGCTTTTTTTCAGCCAGCTTAAAACCATTTGGCATTCCCCCGCTTATTACGTTAATCTAGACTCTCCCGCATAAAGAAACCGACGCCGGCGGCGAAAACCAGACCTATTATTACGGCTGTGGGCCCGAAGGGGCCGGGGCCCTGGGGGCTGGAGGCAATTTGGAAATTGTGGGCAAAGGCAGCCCCTGCCAGCATGCCCATTATAGCCACTCCTGCGTCGGTGTCACCTTCACCGGCGAGAACTGTTTGCCGCAAGGGACAGCCGCCCAGCAAGGTAGCGGTAAGTCCGGCCAGGGTCATTCCTAAAAAATTCCATAATTGATTTGTATGGGCCACGGGCTGGCCCGCAAAACCGATGTTAATTTTACCAATGATGGCGTTAACTACAAGAGCCCCCGCAAAAAAGGCCGCGATGCCACTGAAGAGGTAGGTATCCTTTACCAGGAAAAGATCGCGCCAGCCGCCGACAAAACACATCCTGGTTCTCTGGGCTAAAAAACCGATAATTAAACCTGCCGCCAGGGAAACTCCCAACAGGGCATGGGCAGCGCCGGGGCCTTCCTTGCTGAAGAAAATAAATGAGGGCCTGGCAATAGCAAGGAGGAGCAACCCCAGCATGAAGAGCGGCATCAACCAGCCGGCGGCTGTATAGGTAGATTGCCAGCGGCCCAGGTTGAAACCTCGCTTGAGAAAATAAATACCCAACAAAGCACCTGCCACTACCCCCGCCAAGCCGGCGACAGCATTCAAGTCACCGCCGGCAAGGCGCAATACAGCCCTTACCGGGCATCCTAAAAACACCAGGGCACCTATCATGAAAAAGGCGCCCAAAAAGAATCGTACCAAGGGTGCCGAGCCACCGCGGGCCCGGAATTCACCGAAAACAAGGGCGGACAGGAAGGCCCCTAAAGCGATCCCCATAATTTCCGGCCGCAAATACTGGACTGTCGCCGCCCGGTGCAGACCCAGGGCACCGGCAATGTCCCGGTAGAAACAGGCGATACAAATGCCCATATTGGCGGGATTGCCAAGGTAGGTCATAAAGGCTGCCAGGGCTCCGCCAATAAACCCTGCCATAATCATGAAGTTCTTTGGCGAAAAAAACCTATTCATTTATTTAAAACACCTCCGGTTATAAAAATAATAGGGATAAATATAAAATGATTAAAGGATTTGTTCCACCCCCCTTGCGTCTTCTTTTTGATCAGGATATTGGTCACCTGTTTATAACAACCATTTCTATCCGTCGGAAGGATATTCCTTCATATTTTGTATGACTTTTTGTTATACCTATGAAACAAAACAGGGCTTTAAAAAATAAAAAATGGTTCAGAGACCTTTTAAACAAACTCTAAAAGTTCTCTGAACCGTACAGCAAAATCCTGATGGTAGTTTGGCGATTACTGATACCTCGCCTTGACCCCAGATGCCAGGTAATAATCATGACCCTCGTCAATCTCTATTTCCGTTAACCCTGCAGCTACCAGCATGCCCATCATTTCGCTGCCCGGCGGGATTTGGTCCCCGGCTATAACGCCCCCCAGGGATCTATGCAAATTATTTATGGTTTCCCTTGCTTTCGTATGGCAGATAATCACCCGCCCGCCCGGTTTCAACACCCGGGCCATCTCTTTTAAGGCCTTAAGTTTATGGGGAAAATGGGGGAAAGCCGAGTTGCAGATGACCTCGTCGAAAGTAGCATCCGGATAGGGTATGGAAACAACGTCGGCGCAAATGAACTCCACATTAGCGGGGAACCCTTTACTTTGCGCCCGTTCCAGCATAGCCTCGGCTATATCCAGGGCCACTATCCGGCCAGCAGGGCCTACGGCAGCCAGTAAATAGGGAATTAATATCCCTGTGCCGCAACCCACATCTAACACCGTGCTGCCGGGAGCAATGTTCAATCCTCTAATAATTGTTTCCAGCTTGGCTTTTTCTTCCGGCGCACACAGGCTGTCCCAAATATCAGCCTTGCTGTTAAAATACTCGCGGTGGGTAAGCATATAACTCCCTCCTGCGCCCGCATATTGTTTTAACCCGCAATCACTCATTTTCTTGCCACTGTTTTACCTTGCGTTTCGGGGAGAAAATTGTTGCCAGGACAAAAATAACCGCCGAAGTAATGACTATAGCTGCTCCGCTAGGAACATCCAAGATATAAGAAACACCAAGCCCGGCCCAGCAGGAAAGGACACCAAAAAGCGCCGCCAGGAAAAACATGCGTTTCAAGCTATAGGTGAGCTGGTAAGCAGCGGCTGCCGGATTTAAAATCAGATTAAAAATTAACAGGCCGCCAATGCTGCGCAGGGAAGCGGTTACCGTTGCTCCGGTAAGAAAAAGGATACTGTAAAAGATGGCGTCGGCAGGTATGCCTACCGCCCGGGCCATTTCCCGGTGAAAGATAACCGCCTGGATCTCTTTAAAAAACATGACAACCAGCCCGGTAACTATGATCGTCACCACGGCCAGTAGCCAGAGATCCGCTGTCGTGACCGTCAGGATACTGCCCCACAGGAGTTCTAAGGCCTGGGTTTTGGGACCGGGCAATAGGCCCATAAAAAGGAAAGCCAGACCCATAGTTATGGAAAATATGATGCCGATGGGCGTATCGAGGTTAAATTCGCCCCGGTCGGCCAGGGGCCCGATGACAGCCGCCCCGGCCAAGCTGAAGAGTATGGCTCCCAGCAATGGTTCAAACCCCAGCCAGGTAGCAAAGAGGGCGCCGGCAAAGGCGGCATGGGAAAGGGAAACCCCAATAAAAGAAAGGTGCATAGTAACGACAAAAACGCCGATCAAGGAGCAGGCTACGCCGGCCAGCAGGCCGGCCAGCAAGGCCTCCTGCATAAACTTGTAGCTTAAAATAGACATTTCCAGCTTCTTCCTAAAATTAATTTGGAACACCCAGGCCGGCAGGCGGCACTATGAAAGGATGAAAATGGCAGTTGCTATTTTCAAGCAAGTTAAAATAGCTGCTCCAGCACCCTGTCCTGGAGGAGCTCTTCCGGGTTTCCTGTTTTCCAGATACGCCCTTTTTTCATGAGCACCAGGCGGTCGCACAATCCAGTCAACCCTGCCAGGGAATGGGTAACCATTAAAGTAGTTAACTTGCGTTCCTGGTGAATACGTTGTACCAGCTGTAATATTTGCTGCGCCCGCCGGTCCAGGGAAGCGGTGGGTTCATCCAGCAGGAGAATTGACGGTTCCTGGGCCAGGGCGCGGGCGATGGCTACCCGCTGCTGTTCGCCGCCGGAAAGATGGCCGATGGGACGCCCGGCTAAAGCCGTCATACCTACCAGTTCCAGCATGCGGTCTACTACCTGCCAATCGCTGGATCCCGGCCGGTGGAAAAAGCCCAGCCGTCCGTAACGCCCCATCATGACTACTTCCCTTGCTGTTACCGGCATCCGGGGATCGATGACTGGCAACTGGGGGACGTAGCCGATTTTACTGCGCAGGGCCGCCGGGCAGCCACGTGCCAGGTTATGGCCCAGCACCCACACTTCTCCCTGGAGCAAATGTCCCAGGCCATTGACCAGGGTTAGCAGTGTCGTTTTCCCGGCCCCATTGGGACCAATGATCCCTATAAGTTCCCCTGCTTTAACTTCTAGCGACACGCCACGCAGCGCTACATCTTCACGATAGGATACTACTGCTTTTTTAATTTTAATAACTACTGGTACCATTGCTTTTCTTCCCTATTTGGGGAGGGCCGCCAGCAGCAATTCGACGTTTTTTTGTAAAGCCTGGTCCCATTTATCTGTTCCAGGGAGGCCGCCGGGAAAGTTGGAAATAGTAACCCTGGGTATTCCCAGTTCCTTAGCCATGCCGGCGCCAGCATCCGGCCCGCTCTGGAGATTATCAATTATTAATTGCACACCTGCCTGCCGGCCCTTATCTACCAGTTCCTTCACTCGCTGCGGTGTAAGTTCTTCCGGACGGCCATAAGTACCTATAACCTGGAAACCGGCCCAGCGAACAAAGCCCTCTTGCTGGTCGGAGCAAAGAACTTTCAAGTTCCCCGCGCCCGCTGCCTGCAGGCGGGCCTGCGTTTCTTGTCCCACCCTGGCTGCCTGGTCAACAGCTTCCTGGGCCTTAGCCTTATAGTAATCTTTATTAGCCGGGTCTTTCTCTGCGAGTATACTGGCTACTGCCTGTAACGCCTGCTGCCATACCGGTGGTGCCATCCAGTTACCCTTTACTGCCACCGGGACTACTTCTAACTGGGGATTATTGGCGGAAGCCACCAATTCTTTGGTAAAAAGTTTACCCTGCCAGTCATGCATCAGGAAAACCCGGGCCTGGCTAAGTACGGCTACATCGGAAGGCTTGATGTCGAAGTGTCCGGGGCAGGAGGCCGGCGGGATAATATTCTTTACTTCCACCCTGTCCTTACCTACTTCCTGCACAGCAGTCATCAAAAGAGAGGTGCCGGTTACTACCTTGAGCTTATTACCCGTCTGCCGGGAATTACAACCAGTAGC belongs to Moorella humiferrea and includes:
- the yedE gene encoding YedE family putative selenium transporter, translating into MNRFFSPKNFMIMAGFIGGALAAFMTYLGNPANMGICIACFYRDIAGALGLHRAATVQYLRPEIMGIALGAFLSALVFGEFRARGGSAPLVRFFLGAFFMIGALVFLGCPVRAVLRLAGGDLNAVAGLAGVVAGALLGIYFLKRGFNLGRWQSTYTAAGWLMPLFMLGLLLLAIARPSFIFFSKEGPGAAHALLGVSLAAGLIIGFLAQRTRMCFVGGWRDLFLVKDTYLFSGIAAFFAGALVVNAIIGKINIGFAGQPVAHTNQLWNFLGMTLAGLTATLLGGCPLRQTVLAGEGDTDAGVAIMGMLAGAAFAHNFQIASSPQGPGPFGPTAVIIGLVFAAGVGFFMRESLD
- a CDS encoding class I SAM-dependent methyltransferase; protein product: MLTHREYFNSKADIWDSLCAPEEKAKLETIIRGLNIAPGSTVLDVGCGTGILIPYLLAAVGPAGRIVALDIAEAMLERAQSKGFPANVEFICADVVSIPYPDATFDEVICNSAFPHFPHKLKALKEMARVLKPGGRVIICHTKARETINNLHRSLGGVIAGDQIPPGSEMMGMLVAAGLTEIEIDEGHDYYLASGVKARYQ
- a CDS encoding metal ABC transporter permease, encoding MEMSILSYKFMQEALLAGLLAGVACSLIGVFVVTMHLSFIGVSLSHAAFAGALFATWLGFEPLLGAILFSLAGAAVIGPLADRGEFNLDTPIGIIFSITMGLAFLFMGLLPGPKTQALELLWGSILTVTTADLWLLAVVTIIVTGLVVMFFKEIQAVIFHREMARAVGIPADAIFYSILFLTGATVTASLRSIGGLLIFNLILNPAAAAYQLTYSLKRMFFLAALFGVLSCWAGLGVSYILDVPSGAAIVITSAVIFVLATIFSPKRKVKQWQENE
- a CDS encoding metal ABC transporter ATP-binding protein → MVPVVIKIKKAVVSYREDVALRGVSLEVKAGELIGIIGPNGAGKTTLLTLVNGLGHLLQGEVWVLGHNLARGCPAALRSKIGYVPQLPVIDPRMPVTAREVVMMGRYGRLGFFHRPGSSDWQVVDRMLELVGMTALAGRPIGHLSGGEQQRVAIARALAQEPSILLLDEPTASLDRRAQQILQLVQRIHQERKLTTLMVTHSLAGLTGLCDRLVLMKKGRIWKTGNPEELLQDRVLEQLF
- a CDS encoding metal ABC transporter substrate-binding protein, which translates into the protein MFSSRTMGRFMAKIVLLFLLLFVATGCNSRQTGNKLKVVTGTSLLMTAVQEVGKDRVEVKNIIPPASCPGHFDIKPSDVAVLSQARVFLMHDWQGKLFTKELVASANNPQLEVVPVAVKGNWMAPPVWQQALQAVASILAEKDPANKDYYKAKAQEAVDQAARVGQETQARLQAAGAGNLKVLCSDQQEGFVRWAGFQVIGTYGRPEELTPQRVKELVDKGRQAGVQLIIDNLQSGPDAGAGMAKELGIPRVTISNFPGGLPGTDKWDQALQKNVELLLAALPK